A single genomic interval of Agarivorans aestuarii harbors:
- the ftsA gene encoding cell division protein FtsA, producing MTKVTDRKLIVGLDIGSAKITALIGEILPSNEMSIIGVGSHPAKGMDKGGVNDLDSVVKTVQRALQEAELMADCKISSVYLGVSGRHIRCLNEKGMVPISDEEVTQDDVDNAIHTAKSVKLPDEHRILHVLPQEFAIDFQEGIKNPIGLSGVRMEAKVHLIACHNDMVKNIVKCVERCDLKVDQLIFSALASSYAVLTEDEKELGVCVVDIGSGTMDIAVYTSGALRHTSVVPFAGNSVTRDIATVFGTPLNDAEAVKVRYGCALGSMVSRDDTIEVPSVGGRPSRSLQRQTLAEVIEPRYSELFGMIKTKLDELTEDLQAQGTKLQLGAGVVLTGGAAQIEGVVECAEKILQCQVRVGSANNVAGLTEYVQAPTYSTAVGLLHYGMENQSEKPIEVKNISSVGNIAKRLHSWFKGEF from the coding sequence ATGACCAAAGTAACGGATAGAAAACTGATAGTTGGCCTCGATATTGGTAGCGCCAAAATCACCGCCTTAATCGGCGAGATTTTGCCTAGCAACGAGATGAGCATTATCGGTGTAGGAAGTCATCCGGCTAAAGGTATGGATAAAGGTGGCGTAAACGACCTTGATTCTGTAGTGAAAACGGTTCAGCGCGCCTTGCAAGAAGCGGAGCTAATGGCCGACTGCAAAATTAGTTCTGTTTACTTAGGTGTTTCTGGCCGCCATATCCGTTGCTTGAACGAAAAAGGCATGGTGCCAATCAGCGATGAAGAAGTGACGCAGGATGATGTGGATAACGCCATTCACACGGCCAAGTCAGTAAAGCTGCCTGATGAACACCGTATTTTGCATGTATTGCCGCAAGAGTTTGCTATCGATTTCCAAGAAGGTATTAAAAACCCAATTGGTTTGTCGGGTGTGCGGATGGAAGCCAAAGTGCATTTAATCGCCTGCCATAACGACATGGTTAAAAACATTGTTAAGTGTGTAGAGCGCTGCGACTTGAAAGTTGATCAGTTGATATTTTCAGCCTTGGCTTCTAGTTATGCGGTGTTAACCGAAGATGAAAAAGAATTGGGTGTATGTGTGGTTGATATTGGCTCTGGGACCATGGATATCGCAGTTTACACCAGTGGTGCGCTGCGCCACACCTCGGTAGTACCATTTGCAGGTAATTCAGTTACACGAGATATTGCCACGGTATTTGGTACTCCACTAAATGACGCAGAAGCGGTTAAGGTACGTTATGGCTGTGCGCTAGGCAGCATGGTAAGCCGCGACGATACCATTGAAGTGCCAAGTGTTGGCGGAAGACCTTCACGCAGTTTACAGCGACAAACACTCGCGGAGGTTATTGAACCTCGTTATAGCGAATTGTTTGGCATGATAAAAACCAAACTCGATGAGCTGACTGAAGACTTACAAGCTCAGGGGACTAAGTTGCAGCTAGGTGCCGGTGTAGTACTTACTGGCGGCGCGGCTCAAATAGAAGGCGTGGTTGAATGCGCTGAAAAGATTTTACAATGTCAGGTTAGGGTTGGCTCGGCCAATAATGTGGCTGGCCTGACAGAATACGTACAAGCACCCACTTACTCAACGGCAGTAGGTTTGTTGCATTACGGAATGGAAAACCAAAGTGAAAAACCAATTGAAGTAAAAAATATTAGCAGTGTTGGCAATATCGCTAAGCGATTGCACAGTTGGTTTAAGGGTGAATTTTAG
- a CDS encoding cell division protein FtsQ/DivIB, with translation MTLSDQQKQRASYWAGVGFFCVVLLSLAYAVHSVYSSVSDKQLSPMTRLLVSGKRDYVLDQELQQSLAALPEAGNFFSLDVSEVKLALEQLPWVKQVTVRKQWPDKLSIALQEQEVVARWNNAALLNQQGQIFEAPQQRVTNALASLSGPDEQAESVLSTFRQLQQVLQARQLSIVSLALNERHAWQVELASGIVLKLGKEDKLNRIERFVSVYPRLKSNAVDYVDLRYDTGFAVGWKKQEGLAIDDQSNG, from the coding sequence ATGACGCTAAGTGACCAGCAAAAGCAGCGAGCAAGCTATTGGGCTGGAGTGGGATTTTTTTGTGTAGTGTTGCTGAGTTTAGCTTATGCCGTGCACTCGGTGTATAGCTCAGTCAGCGATAAACAGCTTAGCCCAATGACTAGGTTGTTGGTGTCGGGTAAACGTGATTACGTACTCGACCAAGAGTTGCAGCAAAGCTTAGCGGCTTTGCCAGAAGCGGGTAACTTTTTTAGCCTTGATGTTTCAGAGGTTAAGTTGGCCTTGGAGCAGTTGCCTTGGGTTAAGCAGGTAACCGTACGTAAGCAATGGCCCGATAAGTTATCGATAGCTTTGCAAGAACAAGAGGTAGTGGCGCGTTGGAATAACGCAGCTTTGCTTAATCAGCAAGGTCAAATATTTGAAGCGCCACAGCAGCGAGTGACTAACGCTTTAGCTTCGCTAAGTGGGCCTGATGAGCAGGCTGAATCGGTGTTAAGCACCTTTCGTCAGCTTCAGCAAGTCTTGCAAGCTCGCCAGTTAAGCATTGTTAGCTTGGCATTAAATGAGCGCCATGCTTGGCAAGTAGAGTTAGCCAGTGGAATTGTGTTGAAGCTAGGCAAAGAAGATAAGCTCAATCGCATTGAGCGTTTTGTGTCGGTATATCCGAGATTAAAATCTAATGCGGTGGATTATGTAGATTTACGCTATGACACTGGTTTTGCAGTGGGATGGAAGAAACAGGAAGGTTTGGCAATAGATGACCAAAGTAACGGATAG
- a CDS encoding D-alanine--D-alanine ligase, with the protein MASLRMNRVAVLYGGDSAERDVSLKSGSAVLSGLLRAGINAEGVDTKGFDLNLLKQKKYSHVFIALHGRGGEDGTLQGALEYLGLPYTGSRVLGSALAMDKIRCKQIWQNIGLPTAAYAIVEQDSYKPADAADILTKLSGEVIVKPALEGSSIGMAKADSAEQLQEAIENAFEYDTRVLIEQWITGAEYTVSIVGGTVMPSIRMQTPHSFYDYSAKYQSSSTEYFCPSGLSDEQEAQLAEIALKAFKSVDCEGWGRVDFMADQQGNWYLLEVNTSPGMTEKSLVPMAAKQYGLSFDQLVVSILDLAH; encoded by the coding sequence ATGGCGAGTTTACGAATGAATCGAGTAGCAGTGCTGTATGGCGGCGATTCAGCTGAGCGTGACGTGTCTTTAAAATCTGGTAGCGCTGTGCTATCGGGTTTACTGCGTGCTGGCATTAATGCAGAAGGTGTAGATACCAAAGGTTTCGACTTAAACCTGCTTAAGCAGAAAAAATATAGCCATGTATTTATTGCCTTGCATGGCAGAGGTGGCGAAGACGGCACCTTACAAGGTGCGCTTGAGTACTTAGGTTTGCCTTATACCGGCAGCCGAGTGCTGGGCTCGGCTTTGGCCATGGACAAAATTCGCTGTAAACAAATTTGGCAGAATATTGGTTTACCTACGGCGGCTTACGCGATTGTAGAACAAGATAGCTATAAGCCAGCGGATGCGGCTGATATTTTGACCAAACTGTCGGGTGAGGTGATTGTTAAGCCTGCCTTAGAAGGCTCTAGCATTGGCATGGCAAAAGCGGATAGCGCTGAACAATTACAAGAAGCCATTGAAAATGCTTTTGAGTACGACACAAGAGTATTGATTGAACAATGGATTACTGGTGCTGAGTATACGGTATCGATTGTAGGTGGCACGGTAATGCCTTCGATTAGAATGCAAACGCCACATAGTTTTTATGATTACAGCGCGAAGTATCAAAGCAGTTCAACCGAGTATTTCTGCCCAAGCGGTTTAAGCGACGAGCAAGAGGCCCAGTTAGCCGAAATAGCCTTAAAAGCATTTAAGTCGGTGGATTGTGAAGGTTGGGGGCGAGTAGATTTTATGGCTGACCAACAAGGTAATTGGTATTTATTGGAAGTGAATACTTCTCCGGGCATGACTGAGAAAAGCTTAGTGCCAATGGCTGCCAAACAATATGGTTTGAGCTTTGACCAATTGGTTGTCAGCATTTTGGATTTGGCGCACTAG